A region from the Streptosporangium sp. NBC_01756 genome encodes:
- a CDS encoding TIGR03557 family F420-dependent LLM class oxidoreductase — MQVGYKLAAEAFGPAELVRQAVRAEQAGFDFVEISDHFHPWLDNQGHSPFAWTVLGAIAVKTERIGLATGVTCPTIRYHPAIIAQAAATLALLSGGRFTLGVGSGERLNEHVVGRGFPDTVQVRHEMLREALEIIRLLWRGGYRSYEGRHLRLADARVFDLPEEPPPIAVAASGQPSARIAAELGDGLFATEPKPEIVRHYRDAGGTGPGYAEVPMAWAPDEHTAAQAVLETSRWALTGWKVMSELPNPVNFDAASTMVREEDVLAQFACGPDPDRYVEVAQQYVDAGFDRLVTQNAGPDPDGFIDFYRRELDGRLRGLTPGSQ, encoded by the coding sequence ATGCAGGTCGGCTACAAACTGGCGGCCGAGGCCTTCGGACCGGCCGAGCTCGTCCGGCAGGCGGTGCGGGCGGAGCAGGCCGGGTTCGACTTCGTGGAGATAAGCGACCACTTCCATCCGTGGCTCGACAACCAGGGCCACTCGCCGTTCGCCTGGACGGTGCTCGGCGCCATCGCGGTGAAGACCGAGCGCATCGGGCTGGCCACCGGTGTGACCTGCCCGACCATCCGCTACCACCCGGCGATCATCGCCCAGGCCGCCGCCACACTCGCCCTGCTCTCCGGTGGCCGCTTCACCCTCGGCGTCGGCTCCGGCGAGCGGCTCAACGAGCACGTCGTCGGCCGCGGCTTCCCCGACACGGTCCAGGTGCGGCACGAGATGCTCCGCGAGGCGCTGGAGATCATCCGGCTGCTGTGGCGCGGCGGTTACCGCTCCTACGAGGGCAGGCATCTGCGGCTTGCGGACGCGCGGGTGTTCGACCTGCCCGAGGAGCCGCCGCCGATCGCGGTGGCCGCCAGCGGGCAGCCGTCGGCTCGGATCGCCGCCGAACTCGGAGACGGGCTGTTCGCGACCGAGCCGAAGCCGGAGATCGTCCGCCACTACCGCGACGCGGGCGGCACCGGACCGGGCTACGCCGAGGTGCCCATGGCGTGGGCACCCGACGAGCACACCGCCGCCCAGGCCGTCCTGGAGACCTCGCGATGGGCCCTGACCGGGTGGAAGGTCATGAGCGAACTGCCCAACCCGGTCAACTTCGACGCCGCCAGCACCATGGTCCGCGAAGAGGACGTCCTCGCGCAGTTCGCCTGCGGCCCGGACCCGGACCGCTACGTCGAGGTCGCCCAGCAGTACGTCGACGCCGGCTTCGACCGGCTGGTGACGCAGAACGCCGGCCCGGACCCCGACGGGTTCATCGACTTCTACCGGCGCGAACTCGACGGGCGGCTCCGCGGGCTGACCCCGGGGTCACAGTAG
- a CDS encoding phospholipase: MRNGVSGIIAATAMAATGFLGAIPAQADSARTLSLTQAELAQKTDEFLFSASMGTFLDNRAAQPYADQLDWSSDGCSWAPDKPEGFNFLPSCQRHDFGYRNYKRQGRFNEDVRGDIDQNFKDDMYDVCRKYSGLESYKGVICRRTADTYYLAVRGLGGTAADTPAA, translated from the coding sequence ATGCGAAATGGCGTCTCGGGAATCATCGCCGCTACCGCGATGGCGGCCACAGGTTTTCTGGGCGCGATCCCCGCCCAGGCGGACTCGGCGCGCACCCTGTCCCTGACCCAGGCCGAGTTGGCGCAGAAGACCGACGAGTTCCTGTTCAGCGCCTCGATGGGGACCTTCCTTGACAACCGGGCCGCGCAGCCGTACGCCGACCAGCTCGACTGGTCCTCCGACGGTTGTTCCTGGGCACCGGACAAGCCGGAGGGGTTCAACTTCCTGCCCTCCTGCCAGCGCCATGACTTCGGCTATCGCAACTACAAGCGGCAGGGCCGGTTCAACGAGGACGTCCGCGGGGACATCGACCAGAACTTCAAGGACGACATGTACGACGTCTGCCGCAAATACTCGGGCCTGGAGTCGTACAAGGGCGTCATCTGCCGCCGGACCGCCGACACCTACTACTTGGCGGTGCGTGGCCTCGGCGGGACCGCCGCCGACACCCCTGCCGCCTGA
- a CDS encoding AfsR/SARP family transcriptional regulator, translating to MFQLFGPVKFIVQGDRVDLGPAKQRTVLAALLTDAGRLVTWSALVDRVWDQAPTTDARNVLYTYVNRIRRLLERAHAAGGPETALVRRAGGYVLEVDPERVDLHRFRRLVATAYDRRCSDADRSGLLREALGLWDGTALADLPGAWAARTRETWSGQRLDAVTHWARAELRLGRHDEVIGPLRELVAEHPFAEPLVAVLMRALVAAGWDSEALDCYATVRARLVGRFGAEPGPELREVHETVLRRDRDRAARVRTSPPPAGAARPVPAQLPGDVPTFVGRGRELSRLSDHLTGADRTTTVTYTVSGTAGVGKSALAVRWAHRVREAFPDGQLYVNLRGHDVEPPVPADAALAGFLSALGVAGQDVPEEVNERAARYRTEISGRRMLILLDDALSVEQVRPLLPGTPSCVVVVTSRDSLAGLVALHGAHRLELDPLPTADATALLSALIGGAADADPEAVSVLAGQCARLPLALRVVAELSTARQTVSLAELAGRLSDRRRRLDLLDAGGDPRAAVRTVFSWSYARLPADAARMFRLLGLHPSPDFDPPAAAALAGEPLERAHRLLDLLARAHLIQPASTGRYGMHDLLRAYATGLAHAEDGRQECHEGLTRLLDHDLAISPSTLDTLLPAP from the coding sequence GTGTTTCAGCTATTCGGGCCGGTCAAGTTCATCGTGCAGGGCGACAGGGTCGATCTGGGGCCGGCCAAACAGCGGACGGTGCTCGCGGCGCTGCTGACCGACGCCGGTCGGCTGGTGACCTGGTCGGCCCTGGTCGACCGGGTGTGGGACCAGGCGCCGACGACCGACGCCCGCAACGTGCTGTACACCTACGTCAACCGGATCCGGCGGCTGCTGGAACGGGCACACGCGGCCGGTGGCCCGGAGACGGCGCTGGTCCGCCGGGCGGGCGGCTACGTGCTGGAGGTCGATCCCGAACGGGTGGATCTGCACAGGTTCCGCCGGCTGGTGGCCACCGCCTACGACCGGCGGTGCTCCGACGCCGACCGGTCGGGGCTGCTGCGGGAAGCACTGGGTCTGTGGGACGGGACGGCGCTGGCCGATCTGCCCGGGGCGTGGGCGGCGCGGACCCGCGAGACGTGGAGCGGGCAGCGACTGGACGCGGTCACCCACTGGGCCCGGGCCGAGCTGCGGCTCGGCCGGCACGACGAGGTGATCGGCCCGTTGCGGGAGCTGGTGGCCGAGCATCCGTTCGCCGAACCGCTGGTGGCGGTCCTGATGCGGGCGCTCGTGGCCGCCGGATGGGACTCCGAGGCGCTGGACTGCTACGCCACCGTCAGGGCCCGGCTGGTCGGCAGGTTCGGGGCCGAGCCCGGGCCGGAGCTCCGCGAGGTGCACGAGACGGTCCTGCGCCGTGACCGTGATCGGGCCGCCCGGGTACGGACTTCCCCTCCGCCGGCCGGAGCGGCCCGGCCGGTGCCCGCGCAGCTACCCGGCGACGTGCCGACCTTCGTCGGCAGGGGACGCGAGCTGTCCCGGCTGTCGGATCACCTCACCGGTGCCGACCGGACGACGACGGTGACCTACACGGTGTCCGGCACTGCAGGAGTGGGCAAGAGCGCCCTCGCCGTACGGTGGGCCCACCGGGTCCGGGAGGCGTTCCCCGACGGGCAGCTCTACGTCAACCTGCGTGGCCATGACGTCGAGCCGCCGGTGCCGGCCGACGCCGCCCTGGCCGGTTTCCTGTCCGCGCTGGGGGTGGCGGGGCAGGACGTCCCCGAGGAGGTGAACGAGCGGGCCGCCCGCTACCGCACGGAGATCAGCGGCCGGCGCATGCTGATCCTCCTGGACGACGCCCTGTCGGTCGAGCAGGTCCGCCCTCTGCTGCCGGGCACACCGTCGTGCGTGGTGGTGGTGACCAGCCGGGACTCCCTGGCGGGGCTGGTGGCCCTGCACGGTGCCCACCGCCTGGAGTTGGACCCGCTTCCCACCGCCGACGCGACCGCTCTGCTGTCGGCTCTCATCGGCGGGGCCGCCGACGCCGACCCCGAGGCCGTCTCCGTCCTCGCCGGGCAGTGCGCGCGGCTACCGCTGGCCCTTCGGGTCGTGGCCGAGCTGTCCACCGCCCGTCAGACGGTCTCCCTGGCCGAGCTGGCGGGGAGGCTGAGCGACCGGCGACGGCGGCTGGACCTGCTGGACGCCGGCGGGGATCCGCGGGCGGCGGTGCGGACGGTGTTCTCCTGGTCCTACGCCCGCCTCCCCGCCGACGCCGCCCGGATGTTCCGGCTCCTGGGCCTGCATCCAAGCCCCGATTTCGACCCGCCGGCCGCCGCCGCCCTCGCCGGAGAGCCGCTGGAGCGGGCCCATCGGCTGCTCGACCTGCTCGCCCGCGCGCACCTGATCCAGCCCGCCTCCACCGGCCGGTACGGCATGCACGACCTGCTGCGCGCCTACGCCACCGGTCTCGCCCATGCCGAGGACGGCCGGCAGGAGTGCCATGAGGGGCTGACCCGCCTGCTCGACCACGATCTGGCGATCTCTCCGTCCACGCTGGACACCCTCCTCCCGGCCCCGTAG
- a CDS encoding HAD family hydrolase, with translation MPDTAILDIDGTLVDTNYQHALAWFRAFGRYDVWLPLWRIHRHIGMGGDQLVAALAGDEVEQRYGDALRDAWVEEFDPYLDEIRPFDGATELLDELGGRGFTVVLASSGKPQHVERFIDLVDGRSRCRAWTTSEDVEATKPAPDLLRVALDKVGGGSGAAVGDSTWDFLAAGRAGMPGVAVRTGGFSPGELRKAGAAHVFDSLTELIANLDHTPLRAPLAG, from the coding sequence ATGCCCGACACCGCCATCCTCGACATCGACGGCACCCTGGTCGACACCAATTACCAGCACGCGCTCGCGTGGTTCCGGGCTTTCGGCCGCTATGACGTGTGGCTGCCGTTGTGGCGCATCCACCGGCACATCGGCATGGGAGGCGACCAACTGGTGGCGGCTCTCGCCGGTGACGAGGTCGAACAGCGGTACGGCGACGCGCTGCGCGACGCGTGGGTGGAGGAGTTCGATCCGTATCTCGATGAGATAAGGCCCTTCGACGGCGCCACCGAGCTCCTGGACGAGCTCGGCGGGCGTGGTTTCACCGTGGTCCTGGCCTCATCCGGCAAGCCCCAGCACGTCGAGCGCTTCATCGACCTCGTCGACGGCCGGTCGCGTTGCCGGGCGTGGACCACCTCCGAGGACGTCGAGGCGACCAAGCCCGCCCCCGACCTGCTGCGGGTGGCGCTGGACAAGGTAGGGGGCGGGTCCGGTGCCGCGGTGGGCGACTCCACCTGGGACTTCCTCGCCGCGGGCCGGGCCGGGATGCCCGGTGTCGCGGTCCGCACCGGCGGCTTCTCGCCCGGTGAGCTGCGCAAGGCCGGTGCCGCCCATGTCTTCGACTCCCTCACCGAGCTGATCGCCAACCTCGACCACACGCCGCTGCGCGCACCCCTGGCGGGGTAG
- a CDS encoding mandelate racemase/muconate lactonizing enzyme family protein, with the protein MTTVQEWDRAVGDANGVYADGVVPVSVIMVDTDEGITGVGIGPHVELDSVFAAIEGEDPRGVTALYDRMLRQTFKAGHAGAVFGTIGALDTALWDIKAKAAGEPLWRLLGGRDRRVPAYASGLDIGLTDDEFVSVYTVYAQHGLRAAKIKGGLDIERDRHRLTLVQEVLTEAGHGKRPGLMLDVNESWSRKQAIRHVRELERTLDLTWIEEPVRRWDAEGLAVVGRGIRASVATGENLTGLEQYRPLLAAGAVDIVQTAAVWGVTHFLRVSALAHAHDLPVSPIGNIPVGLLHAATSVPNHMASELQDLRPPLGVSVDLCVEDGAFLLGDSPGLGLTVDEDVIGGLTRRPGTLPADGPGVRPEQAGRRLLAVADHGHAAQ; encoded by the coding sequence TTGACCACGGTCCAGGAATGGGACCGTGCGGTCGGTGACGCCAACGGCGTCTACGCCGACGGGGTCGTTCCGGTGTCGGTCATCATGGTGGACACCGACGAGGGGATCACCGGTGTCGGCATCGGGCCGCACGTGGAGCTCGACAGCGTCTTCGCCGCCATCGAGGGTGAGGATCCGCGCGGCGTGACGGCGCTGTACGACCGCATGCTGCGGCAGACCTTCAAGGCGGGCCACGCGGGCGCGGTGTTCGGGACCATCGGTGCGCTCGACACCGCCCTATGGGATATCAAGGCGAAGGCGGCCGGTGAGCCGCTCTGGCGTCTGCTGGGCGGGCGTGACAGGCGGGTTCCCGCCTACGCCTCGGGCCTGGACATCGGCCTGACCGACGACGAATTCGTCTCGGTGTACACGGTCTACGCCCAGCACGGTCTGCGGGCGGCCAAGATCAAGGGTGGTCTCGACATCGAGCGGGACCGGCACCGTCTGACTCTGGTCCAGGAGGTCCTGACCGAGGCCGGGCACGGAAAGCGGCCGGGCCTGATGCTCGACGTGAACGAGTCCTGGTCGCGCAAACAGGCGATCCGGCACGTCCGCGAGCTCGAGCGCACCCTGGATCTCACCTGGATCGAGGAGCCCGTCCGGCGGTGGGACGCCGAAGGCCTGGCCGTCGTCGGCCGTGGGATCCGCGCGTCGGTCGCCACCGGGGAGAACCTCACCGGGCTTGAGCAGTATCGTCCGCTGCTGGCCGCGGGGGCCGTCGACATCGTCCAGACGGCCGCGGTCTGGGGAGTCACCCACTTTCTGCGGGTGTCCGCCCTGGCTCACGCCCACGATCTGCCGGTCAGCCCGATCGGCAACATCCCGGTCGGCCTGCTGCACGCCGCGACCTCGGTACCCAACCACATGGCCAGCGAGCTGCAGGATCTGCGGCCGCCGCTCGGAGTGTCCGTCGACCTGTGCGTCGAGGACGGCGCGTTCCTCCTCGGAGACTCGCCCGGCCTGGGCCTCACGGTCGACGAGGACGTCATCGGAGGGCTCACCCGCCGGCCGGGCACCCTGCCGGCCGACGGTCCCGGCGTTCGGCCCGAGCAGGCCGGCCGGCGGCTACTGGCGGTGGCCGATCACGGTCACGCCGCACAGTAG
- a CDS encoding carbohydrate ABC transporter permease yields the protein MSGSRLSKWVVAVPMALLALATIYPLVFTTNVAMKTRRDYVLDRFSPTTSPYWDNIVTAWTSVGMARYFANSLIVVTISVVVLLLLGSMAGFALSQLRFRGSKALFLGCLAALFIPFQVIMVPLARVMADSGLIDTYPGLILAYVAQFLPFTIFLMTGYYKTIPTEIVDAARIDGNTTYGVYRRVMLPMGTPALLSVGILNALFCWNDVLISLLMMPSADHRTLMVGVTSLRGQYSDNIPTFASGVLIAAVPVLMIYLFLQRQIADGVTAGSTKG from the coding sequence ATGTCCGGCAGCCGCCTGAGCAAGTGGGTGGTCGCCGTTCCGATGGCGCTCCTCGCGCTGGCGACGATCTACCCTCTCGTGTTCACCACCAACGTCGCCATGAAGACTCGGCGTGACTACGTCCTCGACCGGTTCTCCCCGACGACCTCCCCGTACTGGGACAACATCGTCACAGCGTGGACCAGCGTCGGCATGGCTCGATACTTCGCCAACTCGCTCATCGTGGTGACGATCTCGGTGGTCGTCCTGCTGCTCCTCGGATCGATGGCGGGCTTCGCCCTGAGCCAGCTGCGGTTTCGCGGTTCCAAGGCGTTGTTCCTGGGTTGTCTCGCGGCACTGTTCATCCCGTTTCAGGTGATCATGGTGCCGCTCGCACGGGTCATGGCGGACAGTGGTCTCATCGACACCTACCCGGGACTGATCCTGGCCTACGTCGCGCAGTTCCTCCCGTTCACGATCTTCCTGATGACGGGTTACTACAAGACCATTCCGACGGAGATCGTCGACGCGGCGAGAATCGACGGGAACACGACGTACGGCGTCTACCGGCGGGTCATGCTGCCGATGGGCACTCCGGCCCTCCTGTCGGTCGGCATTCTCAACGCCCTGTTCTGCTGGAACGACGTGCTCATCTCCCTGCTGATGATGCCGTCGGCCGACCACCGCACCCTCATGGTCGGGGTCACCTCGCTGCGTGGACAGTACTCCGACAACATCCCCACCTTCGCCTCCGGAGTTCTGATCGCCGCTGTGCCCGTGTTGATGATCTATCTCTTTCTCCAGCGCCAGATTGCCGACGGTGTCACCGCCGGTTCCACGAAAGGCTGA
- a CDS encoding carbohydrate ABC transporter permease, whose translation MAPALLIIVALRLWPLLLGVNFSFTGDGEHNGTAVGLDNYLELFQDPLFRGALRNVGLLVLLLPVAVAIPGLLATFIYLRVPGHRVFRSVYFFPAVLSPVIVGAIFNLMLAFDGPLNAVFALIGLGPVDWLGDPDVAMFAVVGVHIWATFGMALVVFLAGFATLDSALLDAARVDGASLPRIIWHVIIPSLTRTIQFVFVTTMIGMLTSMFGLLYVMTSGGPEGSTYLPEYYVWIQQGQMNRPAFASAASTVLFLIMLVVGLIQISVLRRAGRED comes from the coding sequence GTGGCCCCAGCCCTACTGATCATCGTGGCGTTGCGGCTGTGGCCGCTGCTCCTGGGCGTCAACTTCTCCTTCACCGGCGACGGCGAGCACAACGGGACGGCGGTCGGCCTCGACAACTACCTGGAGCTGTTCCAGGACCCGTTGTTCCGCGGCGCGCTGCGCAACGTCGGGCTGCTGGTGCTGCTGCTTCCCGTGGCGGTGGCCATCCCGGGCCTGCTCGCGACGTTCATCTACCTGCGCGTGCCCGGACACCGGGTCTTCCGCAGCGTCTACTTCTTCCCGGCCGTGCTCTCACCGGTGATCGTCGGTGCGATCTTCAACCTCATGCTCGCCTTCGACGGCCCGCTGAACGCCGTTTTCGCGCTGATCGGCCTCGGCCCGGTCGACTGGCTCGGCGACCCGGATGTCGCCATGTTCGCGGTTGTCGGCGTGCACATCTGGGCGACGTTCGGGATGGCCCTGGTGGTGTTCCTCGCCGGATTCGCCACTTTGGACTCCGCGCTCCTGGACGCGGCCCGGGTGGACGGCGCGTCGCTCCCCCGGATCATCTGGCACGTGATCATCCCGAGCCTGACCCGCACCATTCAGTTCGTCTTCGTGACCACGATGATCGGGATGCTGACGTCCATGTTCGGTCTGCTGTACGTCATGACCAGCGGTGGCCCGGAGGGATCCACCTACCTGCCGGAGTACTACGTCTGGATCCAGCAGGGACAGATGAACCGCCCTGCGTTCGCCTCGGCCGCGTCGACAGTCCTCTTCCTCATCATGCTCGTGGTGGGACTCATACAGATCAGCGTGCTCCGCCGAGCCGGAAGGGAGGACTGA
- a CDS encoding ABC transporter substrate-binding protein, with translation MKQRTLWSAVLVAALALTGCGSATRPASSPSDSSKVTKLVVWDWKSGDAAAASYVQKAKADFAKKHPGVTVEFVAQPFDQYYTLLGAAIQAGTGPDVMLFNGGGQIRDRVDTLLPLDQYVTGDRQRLAGWDAFGKDGKVYAAPVTLQGHPIYYNKTLYEKAGLDPASPATTWDEFVGDCATIKRKTGATCFALGNKEGVGIQFFLSGLGSATLTPQEYDDWIAGKRAWTSPNVKRIFELWKTAGGSGLNNDGANSTAMFNDAFAIFNSGKAAHIIGLMSDIGHWKDFSEFLGADKVGVMRAPVVTSGTSPNLPYDGGIGYAVAKRAKDPSLAAGLVRSLTTTDALASFHSDAGAIASDTTIDVSQGPPAVGTIVSEIKSGKPALHVALSSKTLDLMGRLSQQLLSGSATVDEVVEQLAASDRAS, from the coding sequence ATGAAGCAGCGAACACTGTGGTCGGCCGTCCTGGTTGCGGCGCTGGCCTTGACCGGCTGCGGAAGCGCCACCCGACCCGCGTCGTCGCCGAGCGATTCCAGCAAGGTCACGAAGCTCGTGGTCTGGGACTGGAAATCCGGCGACGCGGCCGCGGCCTCATACGTCCAGAAGGCGAAAGCCGATTTCGCCAAGAAGCACCCTGGCGTCACGGTCGAATTCGTGGCCCAGCCGTTCGACCAGTACTACACCCTGCTGGGCGCGGCCATCCAGGCCGGCACGGGGCCCGATGTCATGCTCTTCAACGGAGGCGGCCAGATCCGCGACCGCGTGGACACGCTCCTTCCGCTCGACCAGTACGTGACCGGGGACAGACAGCGCTTGGCGGGCTGGGACGCGTTCGGCAAGGACGGCAAGGTCTACGCCGCACCGGTGACGTTGCAGGGCCATCCGATCTACTACAACAAGACGCTGTACGAGAAGGCGGGACTCGACCCGGCGAGCCCCGCCACGACATGGGACGAGTTCGTCGGCGACTGCGCCACCATCAAGCGGAAGACCGGGGCCACGTGCTTCGCGCTCGGCAACAAGGAAGGCGTCGGCATCCAGTTCTTCCTCTCGGGCCTCGGCTCGGCCACCCTGACGCCGCAGGAGTACGACGACTGGATCGCCGGAAAGCGCGCCTGGACCTCTCCCAACGTGAAGCGGATCTTCGAGCTGTGGAAGACGGCGGGCGGCTCGGGGCTGAACAACGACGGGGCCAACTCGACCGCGATGTTCAACGACGCCTTCGCGATCTTCAACTCCGGCAAGGCCGCCCACATCATCGGGCTGATGTCGGACATCGGGCACTGGAAGGACTTCAGCGAGTTCCTGGGGGCCGACAAGGTCGGCGTCATGCGGGCCCCGGTCGTCACCAGCGGAACCAGCCCGAACCTTCCGTACGACGGTGGCATCGGCTACGCGGTCGCGAAGCGGGCGAAGGATCCGAGCCTGGCCGCCGGCCTGGTGCGATCGCTGACCACGACCGACGCCCTGGCCTCCTTCCACTCCGACGCCGGCGCGATCGCGTCCGACACCACGATCGACGTGTCACAGGGCCCTCCGGCCGTCGGCACGATCGTGTCCGAGATCAAGAGCGGTAAGCCCGCACTGCATGTCGCGCTGTCCTCGAAGACCCTGGACCTGATGGGAAGGCTGTCCCAGCAACTCCTGAGCGGATCGGCGACCGTCGACGAGGTGGTGGAGCAACTGGCCGCCTCCGATCGGGCGAGCTGA
- a CDS encoding FadR/GntR family transcriptional regulator, with translation MTTSQESPPSVASPPAWVRRPANLARAVTAELVERIVRGVHPSGTPLPAEPALCDAFSVSRTVIREAVKILQEKGLVQVRQGSGTIVTPPTMWDMLDELVLAATIAEDESLAILDDLVVTRRVLESDMANFAARLADQDTIDRLCALVDRMDELVDDHVTYAEHDRAFHDTIMQASGNRIARGVVRALESQVINTARYMGQPQRALCVASNLGHRRIYERIAVHDPGGAAEAMFKHITDAWLVRRGGPGDPVRLER, from the coding sequence ATGACGACATCGCAGGAGTCGCCCCCGAGCGTCGCGTCCCCGCCGGCGTGGGTGCGACGGCCGGCCAACCTCGCCAGGGCGGTGACGGCGGAGCTGGTGGAGCGCATCGTTCGGGGAGTGCACCCCTCAGGTACACCGTTGCCCGCCGAACCCGCGCTCTGTGATGCCTTCTCGGTGAGCCGGACCGTCATCCGTGAGGCGGTGAAGATCCTTCAAGAGAAGGGGCTGGTGCAGGTCCGCCAGGGCAGCGGCACCATAGTCACCCCGCCGACGATGTGGGACATGCTCGACGAGCTCGTCCTGGCGGCGACCATCGCCGAGGACGAGAGCCTGGCGATCCTTGACGACCTCGTCGTCACACGGCGCGTGCTGGAGTCCGACATGGCGAACTTCGCCGCTCGCCTCGCGGATCAGGACACCATCGACCGGCTGTGTGCGCTGGTGGATCGGATGGACGAGCTCGTGGACGACCATGTCACGTACGCCGAGCACGATCGCGCCTTTCACGACACGATCATGCAGGCGTCCGGGAACCGTATCGCCCGTGGCGTGGTACGGGCCCTGGAGAGCCAGGTCATCAACACCGCCCGCTACATGGGCCAGCCCCAGCGGGCCTTGTGCGTGGCATCCAATCTCGGCCATCGCCGCATCTACGAGCGCATCGCCGTCCACGACCCCGGTGGCGCCGCCGAGGCGATGTTCAAGCACATCACCGACGCCTGGCTCGTCCGTCGCGGCGGGCCGGGCGACCCTGTGCGCCTGGAGCGTTGA